One genomic segment of Gadus chalcogrammus isolate NIFS_2021 chromosome 3, NIFS_Gcha_1.0, whole genome shotgun sequence includes these proteins:
- the LOC130379469 gene encoding LOW QUALITY PROTEIN: ubiquitin carboxyl-terminal hydrolase 38-like (The sequence of the model RefSeq protein was modified relative to this genomic sequence to represent the inferred CDS: inserted 1 base in 1 codon; deleted 1 base in 1 codon) → MDKILEALVCSNHTVPVKKAIVKKVVEAAEKEVTSEQCKALFTLTARLILLGEDAFQKQVGFQVMEAYARYHRTEFQLFFTKDYVLGLLQQGYDRLECKDPAIIDYIHCCLRLLISCPSVLEIFAVLQVELLRMVCERPKPALCARISTLLSDFVQCIPREKSAVLFCQQLVRTISYFHCPASQERELREYVGQVTKVSTLLQNIWKAEPATLLPSLQEVFAIISSTDPSFDPAISLASLVQHIPLQMITVLIKSLTTDQNVKDASMTKALCRMIDWLSWPLAQHIDTWVIALLKGLAAVQKFTILIDVTLLKIELVLNRLWYPIVRQGALVVLSHMLLSFQHSPEAFHLVVPHVVNLVQTIRADGLSTSKAFLLQLTELIHCMMYQYSGFPDLYDNILEAIKDLPKPAEDKIKVVLNQSAWSSQSNSFASGVLRQAGKSETGKTGLINLGNTCYMNSIIQTLFMATDFRRHVLSLHLSGTNMLMKKLQLLFAFLSHTQRAAYPPRNFFEASRPPWFNAGSQQDCSEYLRFLLDRLHEEEKTLQILQSAKPMNGLLGLAPSEDAKESRFPAEDARPPEDSSTLIERMFGGRLSTGVRCTQCNSISQKEEPFTDLSLAFCPSSATTTTPSQKTPSEEPKGLGQGSVNGGSEAPEHQGPAKSSVTVSGQESAPGTHEPPLSVPDLVNYFLAPEILDEENAYFCDTCGSLQRAERTMEVVAAPEYLILTLLRFSYDAKCHVRRKILDNVTMPPLMTLPLHSPPPSPSPHRPAAAAGASSSPLCAIAPPSPTALQVDSPESSENLAKKLKPSHKEEEEEEEQQEEEVEVVEGEEEEEGEQEVTGGTDCAEQMEGYGRRVSLVPYVLSSVVMHSGTSSESGHYYSYGRSLGGKQRPEAGPEAGPGSAAAALTRPQSTQSEAWPGGAGVPRDWMLFNDSRVSFTSFQSVQNVTDRFPKDTAYVLVYRKQEASAPGAARGGMPNGMSLSAEPPLQKELLDAITKDNKLYLQEQELNARAQALPASSASGSFRXHGSTPTTPRGSCGPSGGGGGGGGFNTVSRLVF, encoded by the exons ATGGATAAGATTTTGGAGGCCCTCGTCTGCTCCAACCACACTGTCCCAGTAAAGAAGGCCATCGTGAAGAAGGTAGTAGAGGCAGCAGAAAAGGAGGTCACGTCGGAGCAATGCAAAGCCCTTTTTACCCTCACAGCCCGCCTCATCCTTCTGGGAGAGGATGCCTTCCAGAAACAGGTGGGCTTCCAGGTGATGGAGGCTTACGCCCGTTATCACCGCACAGAGTTCCAGCTCTTCTTCACTAAAGACTATGTCCTGGGCCTGCTGCAGCAGGGCTATGACCGACTGGAGTGTAAAGATCCAGCCATCATCGATTACATCCACTGCTGCCTGAGGCTGCTCATCAGCTGTCCCTCCGTGCTGGAGATCTTCGCTGTCCTCCAAGTGGAGCTCTTGAGGATGGTGTGTGAGCGACCCAAGCCCGCCCTGTGTGCCCGCATCAGCACGTTGCTCTCAGATTTTGTCCAGTGCATCCCAAGGGAGAAGTCTGCTGTGTTGTTCTGCCAGCAGCTGGTCAGGACCATCAGCTATTTCCACTGCCCGGCAAGTCAGGAGCGGGAGCTTAGGGAGTATGTGGGTCAGGTGACCAAGGTTAGCACACTGCTGCAGAACATCTGGAAAGCAGAGCCGGCTACGCTGCTACCCTCGCTACAGGAGGTGTTCGCCATCATATCATCCACCG ATCCCTCCTTTGACCCGGCGATTTCCCTGGCCAGTCTTGTGCAGCATATCCCCCTGCAGATGATCACTGTGCTCATCAAGAGCCTCACCACTGACCAGAATGTCAAGGATGCAAGCATGACCAAGGCCCTCTGCAG AATGATAGACTGGCTCTCGTGGCCCCTGGCTCAACACATTGACACCTGGGTGATTGCTCTGCTCAAAGGACTGGCTGCAGTACAGAAGTTCACCATCCTCATAGACGTCACCCTGCTGAAGATCGAGCTG GTGTTGAACCGGCTGTGGTATCCCATCGTACGGCAAGGGGCCTTGGTGGTTCTCTCCCACATGCTGCTCAGCTTCCAGCACTCTCCTGAAGCCTTCCATCTG GTGGTTCCCCACGTGGTAAACCTGGTACAGACCATACGTGCCGATGGTCTGTCCACCAGCAAGGCCTTCCTGCTGCAGCTCACCGAGCTCATCCACTGCATGATGTACCAGTACTCTGGCTTCCCTGATCTCTATGACAACATACTGGAGGCCATCAAG GATCTACCAAAGCCTGCAGAGGACAAGATTAAGGTGGTCCTAAATCAAAGTGCCTGGTCATCCCAGTCCAACTCCTTTGCTTCTGGTGTCCTGAGGCAGGCTGGGAAGTCTGAGACCGGGAAGACCGGTCTGATCAACTTGGGGAACACCTGCTACATGAACAGCATCATCCAGACCCTCTTCATGGCCACTGA CTTCAGGAGACACgtcctgtctctccatctcagcGGTACCAACATGCTGATGAAGAAGCTGCAGCTGCTCTTCGCCttcctctcccacacacag AGGGCAGCGTACCCGCCCAGGAACTTCTTCGAGGCTTCCCGCCCCCCGTGGTTCAACGCAGGCTCCCAGCAGGACTGCTCCGAATATCTACGCTTTCTCCTGGACAG GTTACACGAAGAGGAGAAGACGCTTCAGATCCTGCAGTCGGCAAAGCCAATGAACGGCCTTCTGGGCCTGGCTCCTTCAGAGGACGCCAAGGAGTCCCGTTTCCCTGCGGAGGACGCCCGACCTCCGGAGGACAGCAGCACTCTGATCGAGAGGATGTTCGGCGGCCGGCTGAGCACGGGCGTTCGCTGCACGCAGTGCAACAGCATCTCCCAGAAGGAGGAGCCCTTCACCGACCTCTCCCTGGCCTTCTGCCcgtcctccgccaccaccaccaccccttcccAGAAGACCCCCTCCGAGGAGCCCAAGGGCCTGGGCCAGGGGTCGGTCAACGGCGGCAGCGAGGCGCCGGAGCACCAAGGTCCGGCCAAGTCCTCGGTGACCGTGTCGGGCCAAGAGTCGGCCCCGGGCACCCACGAGCCGCCGCTCTCGGTGCCCGACCTGGTGAACTACTTCCTGGCGCCGGAGATCCTGGACGAGGAGAACGCCTACTTCTGTGACACGTGCGGCTCGCTGCAGCGGGCCGAGAGGAcgatggaggtggtggcggcgcCCGAGTACCTGATCCTCACGCTGCTGCGCTTCTCCTACGACGCCAAGTGCCACGTGCGCCGCAAGATCCTGGACAACGTCACCATGCCGCCGCTGATGACGCTGCCCTTGCACTCCCCTCCCCCGTCGCCCTCGCCGCACAgacccgccgccgccgccggggccTCCTCGTCCCCCCTGTGCGCCATCGCTCCGCCGTCGCCCACTGCGCTCCAAGTGGACTCCCCGGAGAGCAGCGAGAACCTGGCCAAAAAACTGAAACCCTCccacaaagaggaggaggaggaggaggagcagcaggaggaggaggtggaggtggtggagggggaggaggaggaggagggggagcaggaggtgaCCGGGGGGACGGACTGCGCGGAGCAGATGGAGGGGTACGGGAGGAGGGTCAGCCTGGTGCCCTACGTGCTGAGCTCCGTGGTCATGCACTCGGGGACGTCCTCGGAGAGCGGCCACTACTACTCGTACGGCCGCAGCCTCGGCGGGAAGCAGCGTCCGGAGGCGGGGCCGGAGGCGGGGCCTGggagcgccgccgccgccttgaCGAGGCCGCAGTCCACGCAGTCGGAGGCGTGGCCGGGCGGCGCCGGGGTGCCGAGGGACTGGATGCTGTTCAACGACAGCCGGGTGTCCTTCACCTCCTTCCAGTCGGTGCAGAACGTGACGGATCGCTTCCCCAAGGACACGGCGTACGTGCTCGTCTACAGGAAGCAGGAGGCCAGCGCGCCGGGCGCCGCCAGGGGAGGGATGCCCAACGGGATGAGCCTGAGCGCCGAG CCCCCCCTGCAGAAGGAGCTGCTGGACGCCATCACGAAAGACAACAAGCTGTACTTACAG GAACAGGAGCTGAACGCCCGAGCCCAGGCACTCCCGGCTTCCTCGGCCTCCGGCTCCTTCA CACACGGCTCGACGCCAACGACCCCCCGGGGAAGCTGCGGACCCtcgggtggagggggaggtggagggggcttCAACACCGTCAGCAGACTGGTCTTCTGA
- the LOC130379471 gene encoding SWI/SNF-related matrix-associated actin-dependent regulator of chromatin subfamily A member 5 isoform X2 — MSESPSGVEQREEPTELKLEEPAPAEAKSDSPDAGKESSSSEAGQDAQDASSSQPTEGLPAYEEKVLTDRTNRFEYLLKQTEVFAHFIQPAAQKTPTSPLKMKPGRPRVKKDEKQNLLSVGDNRHRRTEQEEDEELLSESNKTTTVCTRFDDSPSYVKGGKMRDYQVRGLNWLISLYENGINGILADEMGLGKTLQTISLLGYMKHYRSIPGPHMVLVPKSTLYNWMNEFKRWVPSLRAVCLIGDREQRNALIRDVLLPGEWDVCVTSYEMLIIEKAVFKKFNWRYLVIDEAHRIKNEKSKLSEIVREFKTTNRLLLTGTPLQNNLHELWALLNFLLPDVFNSSEDFDSWFDTNNCLGDTKLVERLHTVLRPFLLRRIKADVEKSLLPKKEIKMYVGLSKMQREWYTKILMKDIDILNSAGKMDKMRLLNVLMQLRKCCNHPYLFDGAEPGPPYTTDLHLAVNSGKMMVLDKLLPKMKEQGSRILIFSQMTRMLDILEDYCMWRNYNYCRLDGQTPHEDRQISINAYNEPNSSKFIFMLSTRAGGLGINLATADVVILYDSDWNPQVDLQAMDRAHRIGQQKQVRVFRFITENTVEERIVERAEMKLRLDSIVIQQGRLVDPNASKLGKDEMLSIIRHGATHVFASRESEITDDDIDALLEKGERKTMEMKEKMATMGESSLKNFTMDTENSSVYTFEGEDYREKKKVITNWIEPPKRERKANYAVDAYFREALRVSEPKAPKAPRPPKQPNVQDFQFFPPRLFELLEKEILFYRKTIGYKVPRNPEVPNSAQHQKEEQAKIDEAEALTEEELEEKENLLSQGFTIWNKRDFNQFIKANEKWGRDDIENIAREVEGKTPEEVMEYSAVFWERCNELQDIEKIMAQIERGEARIQRRISIKKALDSKIGRYKAPFHQLRISYGTNKGKNYTEEEDRFLICMLHKLGFDKESVYDELRQCIRNSPQFRFDWFLKSRTAMELQRRCNTLITLIERENMELEEREKAEKKKRGPKSASAQKRKSDGNPDGRGRRKKLKL, encoded by the exons ATGTCGGAGAGTCCAAGCGGCGTGGAACAGCGGGAAGAACCGACTGAACTGAAACTTGAAGAACCCGCACCAGCCGAG GCAAAGTCCGACTCTCCAGATGCAGGTAAAGAGTCGTCGTCATCAGAGGCTGGGCAGGATGCTCAAGATGCCTCATCATCACAACCGACGGAAGGGCTACCTGCCTATGAAGAGAAAGTG CTAACAGATCGAACCAACAGATTTGAATACCTGCTGAAGCAAACAGAGGTGTTTGCTCACTTCATTCAACCAGCAGCGCAAAAGACTCCGACCTCTCCACTGAAGATGAAGCCTGGGCGCCCCCgcgtcaagaaagatgagaaacAAAACCTCCTATCTGTAGGAGA CAACCGGCATCGTCGCACCgaacaggaggaggacgaggagcttCTGAGTGAGAGCAACAAGACCACCACCGTGTGCACTCGCTTCGACGACTCTCCCTCCT ATGTAAAGGGGGGTAAAATGAGAGATTACCAGGTCCGCGGTCTGAACTGGCTCATCTCTCTGTACGAAAACGGAATCAACGGCATCCTTGCTGATGAGATG GGATTAGGGAAGACTCTGCAGACCATCTCCCTGCTTGGCTACATGAAGCACTACAGAAGCATCCCCGGCCCCCACATGGTGCTGGTGCCCAAGTCCACGCTGTACAATTGGATGAACGAGTTCAAGCGCTGGGTCCCATCGCTCCGTGCCGTCTGCCTCATCGGAGACCGGGAACAGAGG AATGCCCTGATCAGAGATGTCCTTCTGCCAGGGGAGTGGGACGTGTGCGTCACTTCCTATGAGATGCTCATCATCGAGAAGGCGGTCTTCAAGAAGTTCAACTGGCGGTACCTGGTCATTGACGAGGCCCACAGGATCAAGAACGAGAAGTCCAAG CTTTCAGAGATTGTGCGTGAGTTTAAGACCACCAACCGCCTCCTGCTGACTGGAACACCCCTGCAGAACAACCTCCACGAGCTGTGGGCTCTGCTCAACTTCCTGCTCCCCGACGTCTTCAACTCCTCAGAG GACTTTGACTCCTGGTTCGACACCAACAACTGCCTGGGTGATACGAAGTTGGTTGAACGTCTTCACACT GTGCTCCGGCCCTTCTTACTGCGGCGTATCAAAGCCGACGTGGAGAAGTCTCTGCTTCCCAAGAAGGAGATCAAGATGTACGTCGGCCTGAGCAAGATGCAGAGAGAGTG GTACACCAAGATCCTCATGAAGGACATCGACATCCTGAACTCTGCCGGAAAGATGGACAAGATGCGCCTGCTGAACGTGCTGATGCAGCTGAGGAAGTGCTGCAACCACCCCTACCTGTTCGACGGGGCCGAGCCAGGCCCGCCCTACACCACAGACCTCCACCTGGCGGTCAACAGTGGCAAGATGATGGTGCTGGACAAGCTGCTGCCCAAGATGAAGGAACAAG GTTCCCGTATCCTAATCTTCAGCCAGATGACCAGGATGCTGGACATCTTGGAGGACTACTGCATGTGGAGGAACTATAACTACTGCCGCCTGGACGGTCAGACTCCTCATGAGGACAGACAG ATCTCCATCAACGCGTACAACGAGCCCAACAGCAGCAAGTTCATCTTCATGCTGTCCACAAGGGCCGGAGGCCTGGGCATCAACCTGGCCACGGCCGACGTGGTCATCCTCTACGACTCGGACTGGAACCCCCAGGTGGACCTGCAGGCCATG gACCGAGCCCACAGGATTGGCCAGCAGAAGCAGGTGCGTGTGTTCCGCTTCATCACGGAGAACACGGTGGAGGAGAGGATCGTGGAGAGGGCCGAGATGAAACTACGGCTAGACTCCATCGTCATCCAGCAAG GTCGCCTGGTTGACCCAAATGCCAGCAAACTGGGCAAGGATGAGATGCTGTCCATCATCCGCCACGGGGCCACCCACGTGTTCGCCTCCAGGGAGAGCGAGATCACCGACGACGACATCGACGCTCTGCTGGAGAAGGGCGAGAGGAAG ACGAtggagatgaaggagaagaTGGCCACCATGGGCGAGAGCTCCCTGAAAAACTTCACTATGGACACGGAGAACAGCAGCGTGTACACATTTGAGGGAGAGGATTacagggagaagaagaag GTGATCACCAACTGGATCGAGCCTCCCAAGAGAGAGCGCAAGGCCAACTACGCAGTGGACGCCTACTTCAGGGAAGCCCTGCGCGTCAGTGAGCCCAAAGCCCCCAAG GCTCCTCGTCCGCCAAAGCAACCCAACGTGCAGGACTTCCAGTTCTTCCCCCCTCGTCTGTTTGAGCTCCTGGAGAAGGAGATCCTGTTCTACAGGAAGACCATTGGCTATAAG GTGCCCCGGAACCCAGAGGTTCCCAACTCAGCCCAGCaccagaaggaggagcaggccaAGATCGACGAGGCTGAGGCCCTcacagaggaggagctggaggagaaggagaacctCCTCTCCCAG GGTTTCACCATTTGGAACAAGCGGGACTTCAACCAGTTCATCAAGGCCAACGAGAAGTGGGGGCGGGACGACATTGAGAACATCGCCCGAGAAGTGGAGGGCAAGACGCCAGAAGAAGTGATGGAGTATTCTG CGGTGTTCTGGGAGCGCTGCAACGAGCTGCAGGACATTGAGAAGATCATGGCCCAGATCGAGAGAGGAGAGGCCAGGATCCAGAGGAGGATCAGCATCAAGAAGGCTTTGGACTCCAAG ATCGGCCGCTACAAGGCGCCCTTCCACCAGCTGCGCATCTCCTACGGCACCAACAAGGGCAAGAActacacggaggaggaggaccgcTTCCTCATCTGCATGCTGCACAAGCTGGGCTTCGACAAGGAGAGCGTGTACGACGAGCTGCGCCAGTGCATCCGCAACTCCCCGCAGTTCCGCTTCGACTGGTTCCTCAAGTCCAGGACTGCCATG GAACTCCAGAGGAGATGCAACACGTTGATCACGCTGATAGAGCGAGAGAacatggagctggaggagagggagaaggctgagaagaagaagaggggtcCGAAGTCCGCCTCT GCCCAGAAACGCAAGTCGGATGGAAACCCAGACGGCCGCGGTCGCAGGAAGAAATTGAAGTTGTAG
- the LOC130379471 gene encoding SWI/SNF-related matrix-associated actin-dependent regulator of chromatin subfamily A member 5 isoform X1, which translates to MSESPSGVEQREEPTELKLEEPAPAEAKSDSPDAGKESSSSEAGQDAQDASSSQPTEGLPAYEEKVLTDRTNRFEYLLKQTEVFAHFIQPAAQKTPTSPLKMKPGRPRVKKDEKQNLLSVGEQRGEIDNSNRHRRTEQEEDEELLSESNKTTTVCTRFDDSPSYVKGGKMRDYQVRGLNWLISLYENGINGILADEMGLGKTLQTISLLGYMKHYRSIPGPHMVLVPKSTLYNWMNEFKRWVPSLRAVCLIGDREQRNALIRDVLLPGEWDVCVTSYEMLIIEKAVFKKFNWRYLVIDEAHRIKNEKSKLSEIVREFKTTNRLLLTGTPLQNNLHELWALLNFLLPDVFNSSEDFDSWFDTNNCLGDTKLVERLHTVLRPFLLRRIKADVEKSLLPKKEIKMYVGLSKMQREWYTKILMKDIDILNSAGKMDKMRLLNVLMQLRKCCNHPYLFDGAEPGPPYTTDLHLAVNSGKMMVLDKLLPKMKEQGSRILIFSQMTRMLDILEDYCMWRNYNYCRLDGQTPHEDRQISINAYNEPNSSKFIFMLSTRAGGLGINLATADVVILYDSDWNPQVDLQAMDRAHRIGQQKQVRVFRFITENTVEERIVERAEMKLRLDSIVIQQGRLVDPNASKLGKDEMLSIIRHGATHVFASRESEITDDDIDALLEKGERKTMEMKEKMATMGESSLKNFTMDTENSSVYTFEGEDYREKKKVITNWIEPPKRERKANYAVDAYFREALRVSEPKAPKAPRPPKQPNVQDFQFFPPRLFELLEKEILFYRKTIGYKVPRNPEVPNSAQHQKEEQAKIDEAEALTEEELEEKENLLSQGFTIWNKRDFNQFIKANEKWGRDDIENIAREVEGKTPEEVMEYSAVFWERCNELQDIEKIMAQIERGEARIQRRISIKKALDSKIGRYKAPFHQLRISYGTNKGKNYTEEEDRFLICMLHKLGFDKESVYDELRQCIRNSPQFRFDWFLKSRTAMELQRRCNTLITLIERENMELEEREKAEKKKRGPKSASAQKRKSDGNPDGRGRRKKLKL; encoded by the exons ATGTCGGAGAGTCCAAGCGGCGTGGAACAGCGGGAAGAACCGACTGAACTGAAACTTGAAGAACCCGCACCAGCCGAG GCAAAGTCCGACTCTCCAGATGCAGGTAAAGAGTCGTCGTCATCAGAGGCTGGGCAGGATGCTCAAGATGCCTCATCATCACAACCGACGGAAGGGCTACCTGCCTATGAAGAGAAAGTG CTAACAGATCGAACCAACAGATTTGAATACCTGCTGAAGCAAACAGAGGTGTTTGCTCACTTCATTCAACCAGCAGCGCAAAAGACTCCGACCTCTCCACTGAAGATGAAGCCTGGGCGCCCCCgcgtcaagaaagatgagaaacAAAACCTCCTATCTGTAGGAGA ACAGAGAGGCGAAATAGACAACAG CAACCGGCATCGTCGCACCgaacaggaggaggacgaggagcttCTGAGTGAGAGCAACAAGACCACCACCGTGTGCACTCGCTTCGACGACTCTCCCTCCT ATGTAAAGGGGGGTAAAATGAGAGATTACCAGGTCCGCGGTCTGAACTGGCTCATCTCTCTGTACGAAAACGGAATCAACGGCATCCTTGCTGATGAGATG GGATTAGGGAAGACTCTGCAGACCATCTCCCTGCTTGGCTACATGAAGCACTACAGAAGCATCCCCGGCCCCCACATGGTGCTGGTGCCCAAGTCCACGCTGTACAATTGGATGAACGAGTTCAAGCGCTGGGTCCCATCGCTCCGTGCCGTCTGCCTCATCGGAGACCGGGAACAGAGG AATGCCCTGATCAGAGATGTCCTTCTGCCAGGGGAGTGGGACGTGTGCGTCACTTCCTATGAGATGCTCATCATCGAGAAGGCGGTCTTCAAGAAGTTCAACTGGCGGTACCTGGTCATTGACGAGGCCCACAGGATCAAGAACGAGAAGTCCAAG CTTTCAGAGATTGTGCGTGAGTTTAAGACCACCAACCGCCTCCTGCTGACTGGAACACCCCTGCAGAACAACCTCCACGAGCTGTGGGCTCTGCTCAACTTCCTGCTCCCCGACGTCTTCAACTCCTCAGAG GACTTTGACTCCTGGTTCGACACCAACAACTGCCTGGGTGATACGAAGTTGGTTGAACGTCTTCACACT GTGCTCCGGCCCTTCTTACTGCGGCGTATCAAAGCCGACGTGGAGAAGTCTCTGCTTCCCAAGAAGGAGATCAAGATGTACGTCGGCCTGAGCAAGATGCAGAGAGAGTG GTACACCAAGATCCTCATGAAGGACATCGACATCCTGAACTCTGCCGGAAAGATGGACAAGATGCGCCTGCTGAACGTGCTGATGCAGCTGAGGAAGTGCTGCAACCACCCCTACCTGTTCGACGGGGCCGAGCCAGGCCCGCCCTACACCACAGACCTCCACCTGGCGGTCAACAGTGGCAAGATGATGGTGCTGGACAAGCTGCTGCCCAAGATGAAGGAACAAG GTTCCCGTATCCTAATCTTCAGCCAGATGACCAGGATGCTGGACATCTTGGAGGACTACTGCATGTGGAGGAACTATAACTACTGCCGCCTGGACGGTCAGACTCCTCATGAGGACAGACAG ATCTCCATCAACGCGTACAACGAGCCCAACAGCAGCAAGTTCATCTTCATGCTGTCCACAAGGGCCGGAGGCCTGGGCATCAACCTGGCCACGGCCGACGTGGTCATCCTCTACGACTCGGACTGGAACCCCCAGGTGGACCTGCAGGCCATG gACCGAGCCCACAGGATTGGCCAGCAGAAGCAGGTGCGTGTGTTCCGCTTCATCACGGAGAACACGGTGGAGGAGAGGATCGTGGAGAGGGCCGAGATGAAACTACGGCTAGACTCCATCGTCATCCAGCAAG GTCGCCTGGTTGACCCAAATGCCAGCAAACTGGGCAAGGATGAGATGCTGTCCATCATCCGCCACGGGGCCACCCACGTGTTCGCCTCCAGGGAGAGCGAGATCACCGACGACGACATCGACGCTCTGCTGGAGAAGGGCGAGAGGAAG ACGAtggagatgaaggagaagaTGGCCACCATGGGCGAGAGCTCCCTGAAAAACTTCACTATGGACACGGAGAACAGCAGCGTGTACACATTTGAGGGAGAGGATTacagggagaagaagaag GTGATCACCAACTGGATCGAGCCTCCCAAGAGAGAGCGCAAGGCCAACTACGCAGTGGACGCCTACTTCAGGGAAGCCCTGCGCGTCAGTGAGCCCAAAGCCCCCAAG GCTCCTCGTCCGCCAAAGCAACCCAACGTGCAGGACTTCCAGTTCTTCCCCCCTCGTCTGTTTGAGCTCCTGGAGAAGGAGATCCTGTTCTACAGGAAGACCATTGGCTATAAG GTGCCCCGGAACCCAGAGGTTCCCAACTCAGCCCAGCaccagaaggaggagcaggccaAGATCGACGAGGCTGAGGCCCTcacagaggaggagctggaggagaaggagaacctCCTCTCCCAG GGTTTCACCATTTGGAACAAGCGGGACTTCAACCAGTTCATCAAGGCCAACGAGAAGTGGGGGCGGGACGACATTGAGAACATCGCCCGAGAAGTGGAGGGCAAGACGCCAGAAGAAGTGATGGAGTATTCTG CGGTGTTCTGGGAGCGCTGCAACGAGCTGCAGGACATTGAGAAGATCATGGCCCAGATCGAGAGAGGAGAGGCCAGGATCCAGAGGAGGATCAGCATCAAGAAGGCTTTGGACTCCAAG ATCGGCCGCTACAAGGCGCCCTTCCACCAGCTGCGCATCTCCTACGGCACCAACAAGGGCAAGAActacacggaggaggaggaccgcTTCCTCATCTGCATGCTGCACAAGCTGGGCTTCGACAAGGAGAGCGTGTACGACGAGCTGCGCCAGTGCATCCGCAACTCCCCGCAGTTCCGCTTCGACTGGTTCCTCAAGTCCAGGACTGCCATG GAACTCCAGAGGAGATGCAACACGTTGATCACGCTGATAGAGCGAGAGAacatggagctggaggagagggagaaggctgagaagaagaagaggggtcCGAAGTCCGCCTCT GCCCAGAAACGCAAGTCGGATGGAAACCCAGACGGCCGCGGTCGCAGGAAGAAATTGAAGTTGTAG